Proteins from one Fragaria vesca subsp. vesca linkage group LG6, FraVesHawaii_1.0, whole genome shotgun sequence genomic window:
- the LOC101295848 gene encoding E3 ubiquitin-protein ligase RING1-like: MSEDDVVRSYTFSNPRTHEIPVYTRNAYSRQQLLDLRHADRPPVAVGASRASIETMSTVIVTEEGTDCSICLESFKVSGEAKEMACTHRFHSDCIENWLRMRASCPLCRFTMPVNSDEEVNSQLHE; this comes from the coding sequence ATGTCTGAGGACGACGTCGTTCGCAGTTACACATTTAGTAATCCAAGAACACACGAAATTCCCGTGTACACCAGAAATGCATATTCCAGGCAACAATTACTTGATCTCAGGCACGCTGATCGGCCACCCGTGGCGGTGGGGGCATCAAGGGCGTCCATAGAAACCATGTCAACGGTGATAGTCACTGAAGAAGGAACGGATTGCAGTATATGCTTGGAAAGCTTCAAAGTCTCTGGTGAAGCCAAGGAGATGGCTTGTACGCACAGGTTCCACTCCGACTGTATTGAAAACTGGCTGCGAATGCGTGCTTCTTGCCCACTTTGCAGGTTCACCATGCCCGTGAACTCGGACGAAGAGGTGAATAGTCAATTGCACGAGTGA
- the LOC101293024 gene encoding uncharacterized protein LOC101293024, with translation MTTPLLVRFFFRGCCDLYGLPYAFTLLALCPGLETLQLQLLNRLENISQTVPTFGNLKHLNLDLFTPDFDLWSVLNILKAAPNLEELVITGRSYDYQGEMMDISGFSHNHLRKVKIQAFQGMWLEIEFAICILKIATKLEEMVIDPHGNYHIGGGKWIYLDTCYYVDGNEDKDQDEEGSNDNDFNNENGDVEPPEEGVDLVGVAEACHMEGYIEEGDEEDWDRRGRAVVQERLKEIKTCAQVIIL, from the exons ATGACAACTCCACTGCTAGTAAGATTCTTTTTTAGGGGATGTTGTGATCTTTATGGACTACCATATGCATTCACCCTACTCGCATTGTGTCCTGGCCTCGAGACTCTTCAGCTGCAGTTGTTAAATAGACTG GAAAATATCTCCCAAACAGTTCCGACATTTGGCAACCTCAAGCATTTGAACTTGGATCTCTTCACACCAGACTTTGACCTATGGAGTGTTCTGAATATTCTGAAGGCTGCACCTAACTTGGAAGAACTTGTAATTACG GGACGATCATATGACTATCAAGGAGAGATGATGGATATTTCTGGATTCTCACATAATCATTTGAGAAAAGTAAAAATTCAAGCGTTCCAAGGTATGTGGTTAGAGATAGAGTTCGCCATTTGCATTCTAAAAATTGCAACAAAGCTTGAGGAAATGGTGATTGATCCACATGGAAATTACCACATTGGTGGTGGAAAGTGGATCTATCTTGATACATGTTATTATGTGGATGGAAACGAGGACAAGGATCAGGATGAAGAAGGGAGCAATGACAACGACTTCAATAATGAGAATGGGGATGTGGAGCCTCCTGAAGAGGGGGTGGATCTTGTGGGAGTAGCCGAGGCCTGTCATATGGAAGGGTATATTGAGGAAGGGGACGAAGAGGATTGGGATAGAAGAGGAAGAGCTGTTGTCCAAGAAAGGCTGAAAGAAATAAAGACTTGTGCTCAAGTCATAATTCTATAA
- the LOC101296419 gene encoding E3 ubiquitin-protein ligase RNF181-like has product MSSNEANSSDDLTLQSVQESHSRQAWPALYSFSFGQLPAGSINQTPMSRRKASKAAIEAMPKVTVAYEDGNECSICLNGFKVGDEVKEMPCKHSFHGACIEKWMGMSTLCPLCRFSLPAESEDEQNSDNNNYHIEYNIIYNIEFGSEDEEDTGGEWDTSSVDDDI; this is encoded by the coding sequence ATGTCTAGTAACGAAGCAAACAGCAGTGATGACTTGACCCTACAGTCAGTACAGGAATCTCACTCCCGCCAAGCCTGGCCAGCATTGTACAGTTTTTCTTTTGGACAGCTACCTGCGGGCAGCATCAATCAGACTCCTATGTCGCGGCGGAAGGCATCCAAGGCGGCCATAGAGGCCATGCCAAAAGTGACAGTGGCATACGAGGATGGAAACGAATGCAGTATCTGCTTGAATGGCTTCAAGGTCGGTGACGAAGTCAAGGAGATGCCTTGCAAGCATAGCTTCCACGGTGCCTGTATCGAAAAGTGGATGGGAATGAGCACTCTTTGCCCGCTTTGCAGGTTCTCTTTGCCTGCAGAGTCAGAAGATGAACAAAACAGTGATAATAACAATTATCATATTGAATATAATATTATTTATAATATTGAATTTGGCTCGGAGGATGAAGAAGATACCGGAGGTGAATGGGATACAAGCTCTGTCGATGATGATATATAG